The following is a genomic window from Bombina bombina isolate aBomBom1 chromosome 3, aBomBom1.pri, whole genome shotgun sequence.
TCCTAAAGAGATAGATATATAATAGCTgcctctgctaattgaaaccaaaaGCCAgtcaaaatgggctgagcttgcagaaagAGTAGTTAGCTTATTACTCTATTTactctattttttaaacaaagtcCTCCTTATCTACCTATACTAAGAGtggacaatggaaaattaacattttagtacatcTGTTCCACTCCTCAATGGGATCCTGATTTCTTCTTAACATTGTTCACATACCTTTTTCAAGAACCAATACTTAAGTACTGACATTATCAGTAAAGGTGAAGATAGAACAGGTAAAATCAGCTATGACAAAAGTaactaaacaatttaatgcactacaGCGGgttaaatgaatcattgggaacacgtTAAAAACTAacaacatttcatgcacctccctctaattatgagtGCCGCAATTTGAAACCTAAATTTCACTGCAGGTATTTCAAATGGAGTTTGTGCAATACAGTGAAAGCTCGATTTCAACATTTTGGCCGCACCCATGACTAGACGGGGGTGAGTAATAACCTCAACACggtttataaaatgtgtttaatctccctttaaagggtTTGAGAAAAAagaatcacagtacactgtccctttaaatttaatacccTGTTTGTAGATGTTCTAAGCAGTTAAAAGCAAAATAAGGCACCAACCTGTCAGTTGAAAAGATGTCTGTCCTGATCGCTGCTGGACTCCAACTAGAAGTTCCTCAATCTCATTCTGAATCCTGCTAATAATTTCATCCATTAGGCCCACATCAGCAATACCTTTCCAGAACAGCAAGGTTTCCTCTGTGGGGACAAATAAAGTAATAGGTACAAATACAACAAGTGACATTTCAGGCTACATGTCACCCTTATTCATGCTAAGCGAAATAACGCTGTTTTAGGATGGGACACCCTAATAAAGAGAaactggtatttttattttattttttaaacagtggTGCTGTtgctatttttttgcatttttaattaGCTAATGGATTAGCAGAGTCCATTTTTAACTTGCACATtgattacatttgttttaattctttttaaaATGTGCTGTTCTTTATTTACAATTTGACAATAAAAAGGTATACTGATTACATTCCACTCCTCAATAGAACCCATAGAAAAATACAGTTGCTATCCTCagaatcttgataaagccagggttgctggcgaaacatgttgatatctgtgtgaacaccaggaaagaaaaagcctgtttttttcctgcgtacagaagtacttaagtgcaggagattgaggaactacaaacacaaaagctaacttgcgcaagttacagaaacaaaaggattgtctacagtttggtgctgtaatcagagcacttctacaaagaccagtgacaaggtaacacaaagaaaattacctaccggaaccccttgtctgagagtcaaactgaggacacataggaaccgctgggaagccgtgagtagtaacagctcacaagagagggtaagaaaatcacccctaaacacatTTGgaacttttctacaaattaagctcactgaggatacaaagaggtaactgtgaaaccgtaatatatcacaacataaatataaggataaagaacacagccctcagtaatttatctccaattacttacaaatgctttgatgaactttttagatacacaaaattacaaccaatataagtaaacagccattgtggggacaccatttataatcttgcatttaaattgttttaactaattgttagtttttgctacatatttgtaattttaaagttgatgaaatatagatataaaatatcaaatagagacaaatattattaattgtgttgaaataaaagaatacattctatctaaaatctttgaacaaaggatacaaaagagcagataaatccttttatttgtgtatgaaacaaatgtatatctgaattttagaaattttatgaattgatcgatatagtgttgcaacacttagggattgtgatttatgttatcttggtattatcatgtttttattttgaaaataaattgtagaagaatttttcacttattctgtccaaggtccagttttttctacatatttagctaacgacctccatacacacctttatcccttttgcagattaagcgcctaatctccataactttttcacatcCTCAGAATATTGGCCAcagaaaaaaaccacaaaaaaaaaaaaacactgattaaCCCATTTGTGGCGATACTATAGTGTTCACATAGAAacaaaagttctgatgtaaacactaatAACGAAATCATTCGATTGTCGATGTGATcgcgtgatttcaaggccgggatcggatcatgggggcgATTGCCTAAactgctaggcacgccccccccAGGCCGATCCTGGCCTACGTCAAAGGGGGAAAGCTGCAGGACATTGTATATGgttggacgttccatgccatcataACAGCGTTAAAGTACAGCGCTGTTAGGACGGAATGGAACGTCCTTACGGCATAAAGGGCTTAATGACCCATTGCACATCATTACCTGATATTTCTTCCCCCTCTTTCTTGGTCTGCTCTTCCCTGTTCATCTGCACAGTTGCAGTGAGACCTGGACCCCACTCAATAGTACTGTCCTCCACTGTCTCCTCTGCCATAGTCACAGAAAAGTTGCCTAAGaaaagagaattaagaaaagtcTGAATCTCAAAGCAAAATGCACTTCATGCCCCCAGATCTGGGAACAGTTGAAGAGGGGAACTACATGCCCCACAGCAACCATATATGAAAGtcaaaatactaaattgtgccctccCATACCGTCTACTGTTGTTGGAGTCTGTACCACACTGCTTTGCCCTGGTACGGGTGCACGGGCACTACTGATCAGCAGGTCAAACTTTGTGCTCCTACATGTGTTGGTGCAGACCTTGTCGTGCTGGTAGAAATCCATCTGCCCTGAATCCATCATCTTCCTGCAGTAGGGAACACAAGACTTATTTAGGGTTATATACAAGTAGAACAAGTATCTCTCAACAAGCTGATACCATAAACACACCTCTACATTCTAAATCACCTACGCACCTCAACATGATTCCTCCAAGGCGAATGGCTCTCTTCCAGTCCTTAAGGGTAGATTTCCCAGCCAGATGAACAAAGTGCTTGGGACTTATAAGTTGAtcgttaaactaaaaacaaaattgtaaaaaaaaaaaaaaaaaaaaaaaaaagtgtttgtgagAGACTTTGATCCCtaaataaaggcaatttttacaAGGATTCACAATTATTTTGTTACCTTAACACATTTGACGTTAATTCCTGGACACACAAATTTCTTCCAAAGTAAAACAGCCTTGCTATCCCCACAAGTAATAGGGTATGCAATGTCAATGTCATCACCGAGTTCAACTGTGCCACCCTCTACAAAGGATAAGGGAGAAGGTAATTGTGTGTTTGGAAAAAATAACAACAGGTGGAGTTTCTGGATCCTACTTACCAAGAGAGTCCCCCATTTTCAAGGTGTGTGTTTCCAAAGATACAACAGCAGCATTGGTATCAGACATTTCTCCATACATTCTACAAGAAAAACTGTATAATTAATACAACTAGAAGCTACAGAATGATTAATGGTAGAAAGAGTAGAAGCTACAAGTTAGATAAAATGATATAGAACAAAACAGAAAGAGGAATTATGTTTTGCACAAAAGAtgcaaagaaagtagtttaacagaaacaaaaaaatatagaaAGAAGGTAGCGGAAAACATGAAGAACATGGCAGTCAATGGGACAAAGTAAAAATCTCATACAAAAAATATCTATGTTCCACTTACCCATGGGGGATGGGTTGCAACTGCAATATGACCTGGGTTTTGGTGTCTTCAGGATCCTCACCGTCTGTGCACTCACTAGGAATTACCACCACGTCCCCCATGGGGACCGTCACCTCTGCGTTTGCCATTCTTCACTATGTTACATGGGTGAGCTCCAGGACCCCCAAAATCTGCTGTAAAAATAATATGTTTACAATGGCTGACAGAACACAGTATTTAACAGTATGGATGATGCAGTAGCTAGAACACCTCCCAATACTTAATACttgcaaatacattatttttttattaagtgtgGAAAAAAATTGTCAACACAACAAATTCCTTGGAAATTAGTCCAGCATCTACTATCTGCCTTACTCTGCAGGGTTATAATCCTTTCCAGCATCTACTATCTGCCTTACTCTGCAGGGTTATTATCCTTTCCAGCATCTACTATCTGCCTTACTCTGCAGGGTTATTATCCTTTCCAGCATCTACTATCTGCCTTACTCTGCAGGGTTATTATCCTTTCCAGCATCTACTATCTGCCTTACTCTGCAGGGTTATTATCCTTTCCAGCATCTACTATCTGCCTTACTCTGCAGGGTTATTATCCTTTCACTAACAACTGAAAAACACGAGATATTTCACTTGTATATCAACGTCTAAAAcggcaaaaacaaaaaaactacaaggTGACAAAATAAAAAGGTAAACTTTACCCGTTTCTTATAAAAGAGTTATAAGATGAGTAACTAATCAACTGTCTACTAAGAGTACCAAGCAAAATTAACACCACTATTACCGGGTCAAATCAAATAATTACCAATACCACCGATAATTGAACTGCGCGCTCCCGCTTAGTGCACGGGGACGCGCACGGTTTCGCCTTCAGTCGCTACTCTCCGGTTCCTCTTCCACAGGCGCATGCGCAACATGCTATTTCCCTAGGCGCGTCCGCGACACTTCCGGCGAGTAGGGAACGCGAGTTTTAGTAAAGGGAAGAGGCGTTCATAAATTTCCAGACAATAATTGTCATTGCCAATATACGACGTGCTGCCAAGTAGCGGTATACAAATTAAAGTAACACCATTAACTGTTAATTACACTTTAACATACTAAAATTAATGTTTATCATCTTTTTCCGCAGTGATTCCAAATGGCGTATTAATTTTGCATTAAATGTTTGTTATGATTAGTTAGTTACATGATAAATTACTTATTAGCATACAAAAGGTATTCATAAGCAACCACAGATAAATGATTACTTACTCACTATGTATTTATTATCAATAACTTATCATCGAATAAAAGCATTTTACTAAAACATCCAGTGTATTCTTTTCATATACAGACACCTATAACACAATAATATTCCATATAGGCTGGTTTCAAATTCGACGCTGTTTTCTACGTCACTATTAGTTGACGACTTATGCAGAATTACTGATGTTTTGAACAGCGCCGTCTATCGTACGGAGGCTTTATTTTCCGTGACGTCAGACGGGCGTGAACTATGCATTTTATTTtggtctgtgtaaaaaaaaaatatatatatatatatatatatatttatcaattatTGTATAGCCAATCGGCATATAAGGCTATTAGTTCACGATTTTTTTCCTAGAAGTATTCTATATGCAAATCTTGCCAATGCACTAGCGAACTGTGGATAAAATATGTAAATGGAATTAGTTTGTTTGCTACTAGTACGGAAGCCCAGAGAGGccatgcatttttaaatatttttttacttgttttttcaaCATAACTTGTTTAGTTGACATAACAAAATTGCATTGTCGATACAGGTATTAATAACACagctggctatgcaaaactggggtgtaataaagggattatctatcttttaaaataataaaacatttcaagtagactgttcctttaaagggacactgaacccaatttttttctttcatgattcagatagagcatgcaattttaagcaactttctattttactcctattataaaattttcttcatctcttgctatctttatttaaaaaaagaaggcatctaagctttgtttaattcagactctggacagcactttttattggtggatgaatttatccaccaatcagcaaggacaacccaggttgttcaccaaaaatgggccggcatctaaacttatattcttgcatttcaaaaaaaaaaaaaagagaatgaagataattttataataggagtaaattagaaagttgcttaaaagtgcatgctctatctgaatcacaaaagaaaaaaattgggttcagtgtccttttaaataatatTCAGACTATTGAAAAAGTGACAGCTGTTTCTAGAATACAGACATAAATAGATAAGGAAAGACTGGATGgcaaaaaaaaagcacaaagaaaaaaaagacacacaGAAGGATATagggagaaaagggaaaaaaaactgaAAGAGACAAAAGATGCAGAAACAGAGTTGGGGTAAAGAGAAGGAAGGGTGAAAAGAACTTGGGAAATATAGGAATAGTGAGTAAaatagagacacagatagtgagagtgAGACACTCATGAGAAGAGGAAAAAACAGCAGAGATACGAAGAAACAAAGCTAGACAGAGATATACATGGAAGgacagttacacttaaagggacatgaaatccaaacattttctttcataattgtgatagagaatacaattttaaacaactttccaatttacttctattatttaacttgcttccttctcttgttatcctttgctgaaaggtttatctaggtaagctctggagcagcaaagaagctaggttctagctgttgattggtggatgcatatatataccgaatgtcattggctcacctatgtgttcagttagaaaccagtagtgcattgctgctccttcaacaaatgataccaaggcaatgaaactaattagataatagaagtaaattggagagttgtttaaaattgtattctctatctgaatcgtgaaagaacatttttgggtttatgtctctttaaagagagggaaagagaagcaCACTAGGAAAAGACAGCGAGAAAGGGTTTTAGGCtcctgggggtccatccgataaaaatcgtcgcccgcaaaagccggcgacgccaatatttgcgcgggtttggtatcacatatacggcgtaacctagaagttacgcgcgtatatttctgccgtcgcccgtagttttttgggctataggcaggtataccaaacccgcgcagtttggtatccaatatgcagcgtaaggacttacgtggcgaaaatggagaaaacttactccattttcacctcgccacaaaaagcagccgtaagaagccttacgctgactattggagccccgtaactccctaaactggctgctaaaataaacctaacacctaacgcatgtgcaatgtctatctccctgtcaaccgcgatcttctaaaataaacctaacgcatgcgcaatgtctatctacctgtcaaccgcgatcccccccccgaaatccctaataaagttattaacccctaaaccgccgctcccggaccccgccgccatctacataaactaaccccctactgtgagcccctaaaaccgccgccatctaccttatctatcccctaattagaaccccttacaccgctgtcatctaccttatctatcccctaatctgaccccttacaccgccgccacctatataaaaattattaacccctaatctaatccccctataccgccgccagctatattaatattattaacccctaatgtaagccacttacaccgccgccatctctattaaaatgattaaccccttatttaatctacctaccccgccgccagctatattatctatattaaccctaagtatattatagttaatataggtattacattatatatattaactatattaaccctaattatattagggttaatatagttaatatagttactatagtatttatattaactatattaactctatctaaccctaacacccctaactaaatttatattaaattaatctaatttataaactaaaatattcctatttaaatctaaatacttacctataaaataaaccctaagatagctacaatataattaataattacattgtagctatgttagggttaatatttattttacaggtaaattgttaattatttgaactaggtataatagctattaaatagttattaactatttaatatctacctagttaaaataattacccaattacctgtaaaataaatcctaacctaagttacaaatacacctacactagcaata
Proteins encoded in this region:
- the GMEB1 gene encoding glucocorticoid modulatory element-binding protein 1; protein product: MANAEVTVPMGDVVVIPSECTDGEDPEDTKTQVILQLQPIPHGMYGEMSDTNAAVVSLETHTLKMGDSLEGGTVELGDDIDIAYPITCGDSKAVLLWKKFVCPGINVKCVKFNDQLISPKHFVHLAGKSTLKDWKRAIRLGGIMLRKMMDSGQMDFYQHDKVCTNTCRSTKFDLLISSARAPVPGQSSVVQTPTTVDGNFSVTMAEETVEDSTIEWGPGLTATVQMNREEQTKKEGEEISEETLLFWKGIADVGLMDEIISRIQNEIEELLVGVQQRSGQTSFQLTDATVLSNIAHSFGLLDSVKKVLEQKKSHTDQSEEQYHYTLAELERQLEEQRKQENNRSPFLQNIVLMPVGNPKPPKRPRLQRPASAGSLAAPSPQPHYTVLSPLTLAPMGQQFTLGGLRYTTVLGKSGNGDALAVLTTEMQDQGDLSEMMNPVELVAMDSGLGQDGSGEEGQTIIQIDPAPDPEGGSKVMELGDGKVLGVGHPDGVHNVEIVVLEDD